One window from the genome of Candidatus Binatia bacterium encodes:
- a CDS encoding aromatic ring-hydroxylating dioxygenase subunit alpha, which produces MSLRTQAQDITSNLVLKEKVRPQEGEIPTFIFSSPEIYELEMERLFPRCWLLVAHASEIPEPGDYVTRSLGQLPVIVVRGGDGKIRILLNVCRHRGMRVCRADLGNSDHFECPYHGYTYKSTGELIGVPFQKDSYGELDKSRFGLIEMRVDTYQGLVFGAVPDHKESLDQYLGNMKWYLDLFLKRADMVVAGPPQRWMVRTNWKVPAENFASDAYHTAQTHASIPALGLTPSLSWAKAGYHVNAGNGHGLGIGTGAPGSPSIWPEELLPVFQKNLLPEQLAILKELKNCHATVFPNLSLLISSIVYEERPVYMTTMRLWQPRGSEAIEVISWLLVEKETSDEWKKKIQKTYILTFGSSGMLEQDDTENWTKVTENSRQLGRLLGMPLSYGMGLARKPMENFPGPGEVFEGKFHEANARAFYQRWLDLLVSDGA; this is translated from the coding sequence ATGTCGCTTCGGACTCAAGCTCAAGACATAACATCGAACCTCGTACTCAAGGAAAAGGTGCGTCCCCAAGAAGGCGAAATCCCCACCTTTATTTTTTCCAGCCCCGAGATTTACGAGCTTGAAATGGAACGGCTCTTCCCGCGCTGCTGGCTGCTGGTCGCGCATGCATCGGAGATCCCGGAGCCTGGGGACTACGTGACCCGCTCGCTCGGGCAGCTCCCGGTCATCGTGGTTCGCGGGGGCGACGGAAAGATCCGGATCCTGCTGAACGTCTGTCGCCACCGCGGGATGCGGGTATGCCGCGCGGATTTAGGCAATAGCGACCACTTTGAGTGCCCCTATCACGGGTACACTTATAAGAGCACCGGCGAGTTGATCGGCGTGCCTTTCCAGAAGGATTCCTACGGGGAGTTGGATAAATCGAGGTTCGGGTTGATCGAGATGCGCGTTGACACGTACCAAGGACTCGTTTTTGGCGCCGTGCCTGACCACAAAGAATCTCTCGACCAATATCTCGGAAATATGAAATGGTACCTCGATCTTTTCCTGAAGCGGGCCGATATGGTCGTCGCGGGTCCTCCTCAAAGGTGGATGGTTCGGACCAATTGGAAAGTCCCCGCGGAAAATTTCGCCTCCGACGCCTATCACACGGCGCAGACGCACGCCTCCATTCCCGCCTTAGGTCTCACTCCGAGCTTGTCTTGGGCCAAGGCCGGCTATCACGTGAATGCGGGAAACGGCCATGGTCTCGGCATCGGCACCGGCGCGCCGGGCTCGCCCTCGATCTGGCCGGAAGAGCTGCTTCCCGTCTTTCAGAAAAATTTGCTCCCAGAGCAGTTGGCTATTCTGAAGGAGCTGAAAAACTGTCACGCCACGGTTTTCCCCAACCTGTCACTGCTGATCTCTTCGATCGTCTATGAGGAACGGCCGGTTTATATGACGACCATGCGGCTTTGGCAGCCCCGAGGGAGCGAAGCGATCGAAGTCATCTCGTGGTTGCTTGTGGAAAAGGAAACCTCCGACGAGTGGAAGAAGAAGATCCAGAAAACCTATATCTTAACCTTCGGCTCTTCCGGAATGCTGGAGCAGGACGACACGGAAAACTGGACCAAGGTTACCGAGAATAGCCGCCAGCTCGGCCGACTATTGGGCATGCCGCTCAGCTACGGGATGGGGTTGGCACGCAAGCCGATGGAAAACTTTCCCGGTCCCGGAGAGGTCTTTGAGGGAAAGTTTC